In a genomic window of Myxococcales bacterium:
- a CDS encoding MYXO-CTERM sorting domain-containing protein, protein MNMLKTTIFLSALAGLAALPGKASAQALNDIGRADSFLISPASLNDRAPVRTGADGVERLRMTDEEHTNEQATIKFSADGTRALMVHMRTSAINEGTGREAQPQFRVQAALTALETFVQPDGRLGVRRPASAQFDIFATDNDGNEYRNAHKPELVVINGGKNVALFFNYQPNNDTIRYAKVFDWDLNPVIVKNGNGQVQKQVAIMAKNNDDCSMHQSGDGETGLPYYDQAGKTKLIMWAGCNGNGNDDGWANAIEFNCTNDAAGAATECQVKRLFDLSLAQREERSRGSCTVGAADKSFAVCTWTEGNTQPQRDGVWVAAVDLSEGGENGPNANSRLLWKERIQQRQTIQVNGEDREYYAMRAQHGRIMEKQPDGSLAPSLRIIEQHTLNRGANNNDKKGGRSDLACFAVMDTTRTGFTYEMPLSCVNLASPMLLGLDGTHISMARAVFGKGDTLMPGFIQLQGSQTGGLEQNGDIRTIGYDPVAKTMVNLGQHSANAPYDRHLYSNYLGNNPGNQGRNFAGCDLVKNPFFVADGTGATAASMVQFFNACALTGKASDQPASSIKPSAFVTLFPVAFANNAPDPQGGYNDNVPGDNTPDNPAPDEPAPFVPGSAAGGCSTGGGSSGGLMLLGLGLAALIRRRRK, encoded by the coding sequence ATGAACATGCTGAAGACCACGATCTTTCTGAGCGCCCTGGCTGGCCTTGCGGCGCTGCCGGGGAAGGCCTCTGCCCAGGCGCTCAACGACATCGGCCGGGCCGACTCCTTCCTCATCTCGCCGGCGTCGCTCAACGACCGCGCGCCGGTTCGCACCGGGGCCGACGGCGTCGAGCGCCTGCGGATGACCGACGAGGAGCACACCAACGAGCAGGCGACCATCAAGTTCAGCGCCGACGGCACCCGGGCGCTGATGGTCCACATGCGCACCAGCGCGATCAACGAGGGCACCGGCCGCGAGGCCCAGCCCCAGTTTCGCGTCCAGGCGGCCCTGACCGCCCTCGAGACCTTCGTCCAGCCCGACGGCCGCCTCGGCGTCCGCCGCCCGGCCTCGGCGCAGTTCGACATCTTCGCCACCGACAACGATGGCAACGAGTACCGCAACGCCCACAAGCCCGAGCTCGTCGTGATCAACGGCGGCAAGAACGTGGCGCTGTTCTTCAACTACCAGCCGAACAACGACACCATCCGCTACGCCAAGGTGTTCGACTGGGATCTCAACCCGGTCATCGTCAAGAACGGCAACGGCCAGGTCCAGAAGCAAGTCGCCATCATGGCGAAGAACAACGACGACTGCTCGATGCACCAGTCGGGCGACGGCGAGACCGGCCTGCCGTACTACGACCAGGCCGGCAAGACCAAGCTCATCATGTGGGCCGGCTGCAACGGCAACGGCAACGACGACGGCTGGGCCAACGCCATCGAGTTCAACTGCACCAACGACGCCGCCGGCGCGGCGACCGAGTGCCAGGTCAAGCGCCTGTTCGACCTGTCGCTGGCCCAGCGCGAGGAGCGCTCGCGCGGCTCGTGCACCGTCGGCGCCGCCGACAAGTCCTTCGCGGTCTGCACCTGGACCGAGGGCAACACCCAGCCCCAGCGCGACGGCGTCTGGGTCGCCGCGGTCGACCTGTCCGAGGGCGGTGAGAACGGCCCCAACGCCAACAGCCGCCTGCTCTGGAAGGAGCGCATCCAGCAGCGCCAGACCATCCAGGTCAACGGCGAGGACCGCGAGTACTACGCGATGCGCGCCCAGCACGGCCGCATCATGGAGAAGCAGCCCGACGGCTCGCTCGCGCCCAGCCTCCGCATCATCGAGCAGCACACGCTCAACCGCGGCGCGAACAACAACGACAAGAAGGGCGGCCGCTCGGACCTCGCCTGCTTCGCGGTGATGGACACCACCCGCACCGGCTTCACCTACGAGATGCCGCTGTCGTGCGTCAACCTGGCCAGCCCGATGCTGCTGGGCCTCGACGGCACCCACATCTCGATGGCGCGCGCCGTGTTCGGCAAGGGCGACACGCTGATGCCCGGCTTCATCCAGCTCCAGGGCAGCCAGACCGGCGGCCTCGAGCAGAACGGCGACATCCGCACCATCGGCTACGACCCGGTCGCCAAGACCATGGTCAACCTCGGCCAGCACTCGGCCAACGCCCCGTACGACCGCCACCTCTACTCGAACTACCTGGGCAACAACCCCGGTAACCAGGGCCGTAACTTCGCCGGCTGCGACCTCGTCAAGAACCCCTTCTTCGTGGCCGACGGCACCGGCGCCACCGCCGCCAGCATGGTCCAGTTCTTCAACGCCTGCGCGCTCACCGGCAAGGCCTCGGATCAGCCGGCGTCGTCCATCAAGCCCTCGGCCTTCGTGACCCTGTTCCCGGTCGCCTTCGCCAACAACGCGCCCGACCCGCAGGGCGGCTACAACGACAACGTCCCCGGTGACAACACCCCGGACAACCCGGCGCCCGACGAGCCCGCGCCCTTCGTCCCCGGCTCGGCCGCGGGTGGGTGCTCGACCGGTGGCGGTAGCTCCGGTGGCCTGATGCTGCTCGGCCTCGGCCTGGCCGCCCTCATCCGCCGCCGCCGCAAGTAG
- a CDS encoding M20/M25/M40 family metallo-hydrolase — translation MSRVVDLLCELVRYPTHHAATAEAAGDELALCQHVAPLLRAAGADEVEVVACPRTSGHPGAYVFARWGTPRTVVNAHVDTVPANSGWSHDPWTPVVADGRLGGLGSADTKGAIAAAIVALDHHRPRDLGLLFSGDEERGTAAVRAFLASRHAAAVERVIVCEPSGRKAGVAHRGVLAYHARVRGHGGHSSRADHHPAPIVTMARLAVALFELGVAHRDRGPDGMRGLCLNVAGVDGGVAFNVIPDQAGLSYSIRPAPGFDRAGWEQLVAAAAAAIDPMIAIACEVDHEPFGGGADRGLAALIGPHVEGLVALDFWTEAALYQAAGKAAIVVGPGDIGCAHAADEAVPIADLDWAVAMFADVYARVAAEAARG, via the coding sequence ATGTCCCGCGTCGTCGATCTGCTGTGCGAGCTCGTCCGCTACCCGACCCACCACGCCGCCACCGCGGAGGCGGCGGGTGACGAGCTGGCGCTGTGCCAGCACGTCGCGCCGCTCCTGCGCGCGGCCGGCGCCGACGAGGTCGAGGTGGTCGCGTGCCCGCGCACCAGCGGCCACCCCGGGGCGTACGTGTTCGCGCGCTGGGGCACGCCGCGCACCGTCGTCAACGCCCACGTCGACACCGTCCCCGCCAACAGCGGCTGGAGCCACGACCCGTGGACGCCGGTCGTGGCCGACGGCCGGCTCGGCGGCCTCGGCAGCGCCGACACCAAGGGCGCGATCGCCGCGGCGATCGTCGCGCTCGACCACCACCGGCCCCGCGACCTCGGCCTCCTGTTCTCGGGCGACGAGGAGCGGGGCACCGCGGCCGTGCGCGCGTTCCTGGCGTCGCGCCACGCCGCCGCCGTCGAGCGGGTGATCGTCTGCGAGCCGAGCGGGCGCAAGGCCGGCGTCGCCCACCGCGGCGTCCTCGCCTACCACGCCAGGGTCCGCGGCCACGGCGGCCACTCGTCGCGCGCCGATCACCACCCGGCGCCGATCGTGACGATGGCCCGGCTGGCCGTGGCGCTGTTCGAGCTCGGCGTCGCCCACCGCGATCGCGGGCCCGACGGCATGCGCGGGCTGTGCCTGAACGTGGCCGGCGTCGACGGCGGCGTCGCGTTCAACGTGATCCCGGACCAGGCCGGGCTCAGCTACTCGATCCGCCCGGCGCCCGGGTTCGACCGCGCCGGCTGGGAGCAGCTGGTGGCCGCGGCCGCCGCCGCGATCGATCCGATGATCGCGATCGCGTGCGAGGTCGATCACGAGCCGTTCGGCGGCGGCGCCGATCGCGGGCTCGCGGCGCTGATCGGGCCCCACGTCGAGGGCCTGGTCGCGCTCGACTTCTGGACCGAGGCGGCGCTGTACCAGGCCGCCGGCAAGGCCGCGATCGTGGTCGGCCCCGGCGACATCGGCTGCGCCCACGCCGCCGACGAGGCGGTCCCGATCGCCGACCTCGACTGGGCGGTCGCGATGTTCGCCGACGTCTACGCCCGCGTGGCCGCCGAGGCCGCCCGTGGCTGA
- a CDS encoding 2-oxoglutarate dehydrogenase E1 component: protein MPADVLDLSGSLAFVDEMYERFRADPASVDPSWAAAFRDGAMPAPAANTPTPRPTNGHGRPGAVTLAPVVVAGATSVWPLVNAYRSRGHLAADLDPLGLVERVEVSELEPATWGFTEAQLDRPVAPTGVHGLPHATGRELVQVLRETYCGSIGVESAHIDSPAKRTWLAERMETRRLKRADVAARRRTLELLVNAEGFERFCHVKYPGTKRFSLEGSEALIPALDLILTHGARLGAIEAVLGMAHRGRLTTLEQIMQRAARDIFAEFEDIEPEAMSGGGDVKYHLGYSCDRVDPNGNHIHLSLAFNPSHLEAVDPVVVGRVRAKQKRHGDLERSKVMGVLIHGDAAFAGQGLVTEVLQLYNLAGYRTGGTVHLIVNNQVGFTASPNESRSTPYATDVAQMVQCPIWHVNGEDLDAVADVCEMAMAYRAAFATDVVIDLYCYRKYGHNESDEPSFTQPLMYQRIQQRPSVLETYGQRLIADGVVTASTIGELTAARAAALDAELAAARSSTRRPRNAALGGLWRGYAGGPAANVPDVDTGVPVERLGAIVERMVRLPDGFTAHPKVQRLLDQRAQMGRGERPLDWGMAEMLGYATLLVEGHNVRLSGQDCGRGTFSHRHATLTDIKTGAEHLVLGGLDADQGLARVYDSSLSEAGVLGFEFGFSLDYPDALVLWEAQFGDFANGAQVIIDQFITSCEDKWNRLSGLVMLLPHGYEGQGPEHSSARLERYLQQCAEDNIQVVQPTTPAQMFHLLRRQVKRPWRKPLIVMTPKSLLRLPAAISTLAELATGTFERVLADAEVAPTAARRVLFCTGKIYYELIEERRKRGDTTTAVIRIEQLYPLRAEHVQAAVVGLAADVDVAWVQDEPGNMGAATFIAPRLAATLDRPVRVVCRDDSASPATGSHKAHALELARILTQAFG, encoded by the coding sequence ATGCCCGCAGATGTCCTCGACCTGTCCGGCTCGCTCGCGTTCGTCGACGAGATGTACGAGCGCTTCCGCGCGGATCCCGCGTCGGTCGACCCCAGCTGGGCGGCGGCGTTCCGCGACGGCGCCATGCCCGCCCCGGCGGCGAACACGCCGACGCCGCGCCCGACCAACGGCCACGGCCGCCCCGGCGCGGTCACGCTCGCGCCGGTGGTGGTCGCCGGCGCGACCTCGGTGTGGCCGCTGGTCAACGCCTACCGCAGCCGCGGTCACCTCGCCGCCGATCTCGATCCGCTGGGCCTGGTCGAGCGGGTCGAGGTGTCCGAGCTCGAGCCGGCGACCTGGGGCTTCACCGAGGCGCAGCTCGATCGCCCGGTCGCGCCGACCGGCGTCCACGGCCTGCCGCACGCGACCGGCCGCGAGCTGGTGCAGGTGCTGCGCGAGACCTACTGCGGCTCGATCGGCGTCGAGAGCGCGCACATCGACTCGCCGGCCAAGCGCACCTGGCTGGCCGAGCGCATGGAGACCCGCCGGCTCAAGCGCGCCGACGTCGCGGCGCGGCGGCGCACGCTCGAGCTGCTGGTCAACGCCGAGGGCTTCGAGCGCTTCTGCCACGTGAAGTACCCCGGCACCAAGCGGTTCTCGCTCGAGGGCTCCGAGGCGCTGATCCCCGCGCTCGATCTGATCCTGACCCACGGCGCGCGCCTCGGCGCGATCGAGGCGGTGCTCGGCATGGCCCACCGCGGCCGGCTCACGACGCTCGAGCAGATCATGCAGCGCGCGGCCCGGGACATCTTCGCCGAGTTCGAGGACATCGAGCCGGAGGCGATGTCGGGCGGCGGCGACGTCAAGTACCACCTCGGCTACTCGTGCGACCGGGTCGATCCCAACGGCAACCACATCCACCTGTCGCTGGCGTTCAACCCCAGCCACCTCGAGGCGGTCGATCCGGTCGTGGTCGGCCGGGTCCGCGCCAAGCAGAAGCGCCACGGCGACCTCGAGCGCAGCAAGGTGATGGGCGTCCTGATCCACGGCGACGCGGCGTTCGCGGGGCAGGGCCTGGTCACCGAGGTGTTGCAGCTCTACAACCTCGCCGGCTACCGCACCGGCGGCACGGTCCACCTGATCGTCAACAACCAGGTCGGCTTCACCGCGTCGCCCAACGAGTCGCGCTCGACCCCGTACGCCACCGACGTCGCGCAGATGGTCCAGTGCCCGATCTGGCACGTCAACGGCGAGGACCTCGACGCGGTCGCCGACGTCTGCGAGATGGCGATGGCGTACCGGGCCGCGTTCGCGACCGACGTCGTGATCGATCTGTACTGCTACCGCAAGTACGGCCACAACGAGAGCGACGAGCCCAGCTTCACCCAGCCGCTCATGTACCAGCGCATCCAGCAGCGCCCGAGCGTGCTCGAGACCTACGGCCAGCGCCTGATCGCCGACGGCGTCGTGACCGCGTCGACGATCGGCGAGCTGACCGCGGCCCGGGCCGCGGCGCTCGACGCCGAGCTGGCCGCCGCCCGGTCGTCGACCCGGCGGCCGCGCAACGCCGCGCTGGGCGGGCTGTGGCGCGGCTACGCCGGCGGCCCCGCGGCCAACGTGCCCGACGTCGACACCGGCGTGCCGGTCGAGCGCCTGGGCGCGATCGTCGAGCGCATGGTGCGCCTGCCCGACGGCTTCACCGCGCACCCGAAGGTCCAGCGCCTGCTCGATCAGCGCGCGCAGATGGGCCGCGGCGAGCGCCCGCTCGACTGGGGCATGGCCGAGATGCTGGGGTACGCGACGCTCCTGGTCGAGGGCCACAACGTGCGCCTGAGCGGCCAGGACTGCGGCCGCGGCACGTTCAGCCACCGCCACGCGACGCTGACCGACATCAAGACCGGCGCCGAGCACCTCGTGCTGGGCGGGCTCGACGCCGACCAGGGCCTGGCCCGGGTCTACGACAGCTCGCTGTCCGAGGCCGGCGTGCTCGGGTTCGAGTTCGGCTTCTCGCTCGACTACCCCGACGCGCTGGTGCTGTGGGAGGCGCAGTTCGGGGACTTCGCGAACGGCGCCCAGGTGATCATCGATCAGTTCATCACGTCGTGCGAGGACAAGTGGAACCGGCTCTCGGGCCTGGTGATGCTCTTGCCGCACGGCTACGAGGGCCAGGGGCCCGAGCACTCGAGCGCGCGGCTCGAGCGCTACCTGCAGCAGTGCGCCGAGGACAACATCCAGGTCGTGCAGCCGACCACGCCGGCGCAGATGTTCCACCTGCTGCGGCGACAGGTGAAGCGCCCGTGGCGCAAGCCGCTGATCGTGATGACGCCCAAGAGCCTGCTGCGCCTGCCGGCGGCGATCTCGACCCTGGCCGAGCTGGCCACCGGCACGTTCGAGCGGGTGCTGGCCGACGCCGAGGTGGCGCCCACGGCCGCGCGCCGGGTGCTGTTCTGCACCGGCAAGATCTACTACGAGCTGATCGAGGAGCGCCGCAAGCGCGGCGACACCACGACCGCGGTGATCCGGATCGAGCAGCTCTACCCGCTGCGGGCCGAGCACGTCCAGGCCGCGGTCGTCGGCCTGGCCGCGGACGTCGACGTGGCGTGGGTCCAGGACGAGCCCGGGAACATGGGCGCGGCCACGTTCATCGCGCCGCGGCTCGCGGCCACCCTCGATCGGCCGGTGCGGGTGGTCTGTCGCGACGACAGCGCCAGCCCCGCGACCGGCTCGCACAAGGCCCACGCCCTCGAGCTGGCGCGTATCCTCACCCAGGCGTTCGGCTGA
- a CDS encoding DUF393 domain-containing protein: MTATADIPQPLVLYDGVCGLCHASVRWLMKRDRGRLRYAPLQGETAQALRARFPIPETLESVVFIDGDRMHLRSKAFLFAARHLTRPWRWAFAFRWLPAFLLDLGYRLIARVRYRLWGKHDTCTLPTADERARQLP, encoded by the coding sequence GTGACGGCGACCGCGGACATCCCGCAGCCTCTGGTGCTCTACGACGGCGTGTGCGGTCTGTGCCACGCGTCGGTGCGGTGGCTGATGAAGCGCGATCGCGGGCGGCTGCGGTACGCGCCGCTGCAGGGCGAGACGGCCCAGGCGCTGCGGGCGCGGTTCCCGATCCCCGAGACGCTCGAGTCGGTGGTGTTCATCGACGGCGATCGCATGCACCTGCGCTCGAAGGCGTTCTTGTTCGCGGCCCGGCACCTGACCCGGCCGTGGCGCTGGGCCTTCGCGTTCCGCTGGCTGCCCGCGTTCCTGCTCGATCTCGGCTACCGGCTGATCGCGCGGGTCCGGTACCGGCTCTGGGGCAAGCACGACACCTGCACGCTGCCGACCGCCGACGAGCGGGCGCGTCAGCTGCCGTGA
- a CDS encoding uracil-DNA glycosylase encodes MIGPVVTGAAVLSPVLLLGQAPGAREGTAGRPFAWTAGTTLFRWFAGLGIDEPAFRERVYMAAVCRCFPGKGVKGGDRVPAPDEIARCRTHLAAEVALVEPRLVLAVGKLAIGQVLPGTAQLADVVGAITRVRFHGRDLDVAPLPHPSGASTWHRTEPGKTLLAQALAAIGDHEAWAAVRDR; translated from the coding sequence ATGATCGGACCGGTGGTGACCGGCGCGGCGGTGCTGTCGCCGGTGCTGCTGCTGGGCCAGGCCCCCGGCGCCCGGGAAGGCACCGCCGGGCGCCCGTTCGCGTGGACCGCGGGCACGACGTTGTTCCGCTGGTTCGCCGGGCTGGGGATCGATGAGCCGGCGTTCCGTGAGCGCGTATACATGGCGGCGGTGTGCCGATGCTTCCCGGGCAAGGGCGTCAAGGGCGGCGACCGCGTGCCCGCGCCCGACGAGATCGCCCGGTGCCGGACCCACCTGGCGGCCGAGGTGGCGCTGGTCGAGCCACGCCTGGTGCTCGCGGTCGGCAAGCTGGCGATCGGCCAGGTGCTGCCCGGCACCGCGCAGCTCGCCGACGTGGTCGGCGCGATCACCCGAGTGCGGTTCCATGGCCGCGACCTCGACGTGGCGCCGCTGCCGCATCCGTCGGGCGCGTCCACCTGGCACCGCACCGAGCCGGGCAAGACCCTGCTGGCCCAGGCCCTCGCGGCGATCGGCGACCACGAGGCCTGGGCCGCCGTGCGCGATCGCTGA
- a CDS encoding glutamine--tRNA ligase/YqeY domain fusion protein: protein MTTDARAKDFLRSIVDEDLAAGRHQHVATRFPPEPNGYLHIGHAKAICVDFGIAADYGGTCNLRYDDTNPTKEEVEYVEAIEQDVRWLGFAPSKILFASDYFEEMYRLAEGLIERGLAYVDDLSDEEIKDHRGSLTEPGRPSPGRARAVAENLARFRAMRAGALPDGACVLRARIDLAAANMKMRDPLLYRIRHAHHHRTGDAWCIYPMYDYAHPLSDALEGISHSICTLEFENNRELYDWVIAATEVRPRADLVAGRPVGGPPHQYEFARLVLEYTMISKRKLLKLVRDGVVAGWDDPRMPTLAGMRRRGFTPEAIRSFCDLVGVAKNNSTVDVGKLEYAVRDDLNGRAPRLLGVLRPLPVTLTNVDEASLVEGPLFPEDVDPTGARGSRALPFDKHLYIDRDDWSDEPPAGWKRLGPGRIVRLRHAGLIRCDEVVRDADGEVAELRCSLVTEGKPAGVVHWVSAERGVRCEVRLYDRLFTAVKPDAAEDVTTVVNPRSLEIVQGAIVEPAVVAAAGAPIQLERVGYFIADRVDSRPDALVLNRIITLREATVVQAVGRAGGTSTAAAEGVAVATKASRAATRPPRKSGAEQRAIARERDPELAARHAAAVDTLGADTADLVHGDRATSDFVAAVAAAPARVKSLARWMVNEVPRVLGDDELADTQLAAPTLAALVGLVDDGTITAAVGKELLAELAAHGGDPAALVDARGLRQTAGADDLAPIIAKVLADNATKVAEFRGGRAGLLGFFVGQVMKASGGKASPATVNQLVAAALASAS, encoded by the coding sequence ATGACGACCGACGCCCGCGCCAAGGACTTTCTCCGCTCCATCGTCGACGAGGACCTCGCGGCCGGCCGCCACCAGCACGTCGCCACGCGGTTCCCGCCCGAGCCCAACGGGTACCTGCACATCGGCCACGCCAAGGCGATCTGCGTCGACTTCGGCATCGCCGCCGACTACGGCGGCACCTGCAACCTGCGCTACGACGACACCAACCCGACCAAGGAGGAGGTCGAGTACGTCGAGGCGATCGAGCAGGACGTGCGGTGGCTGGGGTTCGCGCCGTCGAAGATCCTGTTCGCGTCGGACTACTTCGAGGAGATGTACCGGCTGGCCGAGGGGCTGATCGAGCGCGGCCTCGCCTACGTCGACGACCTGTCCGACGAGGAGATCAAGGACCACCGCGGCTCGCTGACCGAGCCGGGCCGGCCGTCGCCGGGCCGCGCCCGCGCGGTCGCCGAGAACCTGGCGCGGTTCCGGGCCATGCGCGCGGGCGCGCTGCCCGACGGCGCGTGCGTGCTGCGCGCCCGGATCGATCTGGCCGCGGCCAACATGAAGATGCGCGACCCGCTGCTCTACCGGATCCGCCACGCCCACCACCACCGCACCGGCGACGCCTGGTGCATCTACCCGATGTACGACTACGCGCACCCGCTGTCGGACGCGCTCGAGGGCATCTCCCACTCGATCTGCACGCTCGAGTTCGAGAACAACCGCGAGCTCTACGACTGGGTGATCGCCGCGACCGAGGTGCGGCCCCGGGCCGACCTGGTCGCGGGCCGGCCGGTCGGGGGGCCCCCGCACCAGTACGAGTTCGCGCGCCTGGTGCTCGAGTACACGATGATCAGCAAGCGCAAGCTGCTCAAGCTGGTGAGGGACGGCGTGGTCGCCGGCTGGGACGACCCGCGCATGCCGACCCTGGCCGGCATGCGGCGGCGCGGGTTCACGCCCGAGGCCATCCGCAGCTTCTGCGACCTGGTGGGCGTGGCCAAGAACAACTCGACGGTCGACGTCGGCAAGCTCGAGTACGCGGTGCGCGACGATCTCAACGGCCGGGCGCCGCGCCTGCTGGGCGTGCTGCGGCCGCTGCCGGTGACGCTGACCAACGTCGACGAGGCTTCCCTGGTCGAGGGGCCGCTCTTCCCCGAGGACGTCGACCCGACCGGCGCCCGCGGCAGCCGGGCCCTGCCCTTCGATAAGCACCTCTATATCGACCGCGACGACTGGAGCGACGAGCCGCCGGCCGGGTGGAAGCGCCTCGGCCCGGGGCGGATCGTGCGGCTGCGCCACGCCGGCCTGATCCGTTGCGACGAGGTCGTGCGCGACGCCGACGGCGAGGTCGCCGAGCTGCGCTGCAGCCTGGTCACCGAGGGCAAGCCCGCGGGCGTCGTCCACTGGGTCTCAGCCGAGCGCGGCGTGCGGTGCGAGGTGCGGCTGTACGACCGGCTGTTCACGGCGGTCAAGCCCGACGCCGCCGAGGACGTGACCACGGTGGTCAACCCGCGCTCGCTCGAGATCGTGCAGGGCGCGATCGTCGAGCCCGCGGTGGTGGCCGCGGCCGGCGCGCCGATCCAGCTCGAGCGGGTCGGCTACTTCATCGCCGACCGCGTCGACTCGCGGCCGGACGCCCTGGTGCTCAACCGGATCATCACGCTGCGGGAGGCGACCGTGGTGCAGGCGGTGGGCAGGGCCGGCGGCACGTCGACCGCGGCGGCTGAGGGCGTCGCGGTCGCGACAAAGGCCTCGCGCGCCGCGACCCGGCCGCCCCGGAAGTCCGGCGCCGAGCAGCGCGCCATCGCCCGCGAGCGCGACCCCGAGCTGGCCGCGCGCCACGCCGCGGCGGTCGACACGCTGGGCGCCGACACCGCCGATCTGGTCCACGGCGATCGCGCCACCTCGGACTTCGTCGCCGCCGTGGCGGCCGCGCCGGCGCGGGTGAAGAGCCTGGCCCGCTGGATGGTCAACGAGGTGCCGCGGGTGCTCGGCGACGACGAGCTAGCAGACACCCAGCTGGCGGCGCCGACGCTGGCCGCGCTGGTCGGGCTGGTCGACGACGGCACCATCACCGCCGCGGTCGGCAAGGAGCTCCTGGCCGAGCTGGCCGCGCACGGCGGCGATCCGGCGGCGCTGGTCGACGCCCGGGGCCTGCGGCAGACCGCCGGCGCCGACGATCTCGCGCCGATCATCGCCAAGGTCCTGGCCGACAACGCCACCAAGGTCGCCGAGTTCCGCGGCGGCCGCGCTGGCCTGCTGGGCTTCTTCGTCGGCCAGGTGATGAAGGCCTCGGGCGGCAAGGCCAGCCCGGCCACGGTGAACCAGCTGGTCGCCGCGGCGCTGGCCTCGGCGAGCTGA
- a CDS encoding GMC family oxidoreductase, whose protein sequence is MAADADADTDAFDYDFVIVGSGFGGSVAALRLVEKGYSVCVLERGRRWAARDFPKTNWNLRKALWMPAAKCFGILRMSFLSDVFVLSGAGVGGGSLVYANTLYVPPDRFFAAPSWRDLADWKAELAPCYRRAQFMLGVTQHTIEEEPDRVLAEIADELGTGASYVQTPVGVYFGQPGQPADDPYFGGAGPARSGCTLCGGCMVGCRHGAKNTLDKNYLWFAEHLGAEVRPLRTVDDVRALPGGGYAITHRASGAWVARDRQVVRARQVVLAAGVLGTVQLLLECKARGSLPALAPALGRTVRTNSEAILGVTSRRKDVRFDRGIAITSSIHVDDTTHVEVVRYSDGADAMAPLSTLLTDGGGRTPRWLRYLGNVVRHPIDFARGLWPFGTARRGVYLLVMQSLDNSIGLGLRRRWRRLWRKALDTQAGDGPPNPTYIPLGNEVARAFARKVDGVPKSSVFEVLFDVPTTAHVLGGAVIGADPATGVVDARHQAFGHPGLYVVDGAAIPANLGVNPSLTITALAERAMSLIPVKDGATLRPAVDPDWEAARLAEIERAAADSGSPSLQIRRRR, encoded by the coding sequence GTGGCCGCCGACGCCGACGCCGACACCGACGCGTTCGACTACGACTTCGTGATCGTCGGCTCGGGCTTCGGCGGCTCGGTCGCGGCGCTGCGGCTGGTCGAGAAGGGTTACTCGGTGTGCGTGCTCGAGCGCGGCCGGCGCTGGGCCGCGCGCGACTTCCCGAAGACCAACTGGAACCTGCGCAAGGCGCTGTGGATGCCGGCGGCGAAGTGCTTCGGGATCCTGCGGATGTCGTTTCTGTCCGACGTGTTCGTGCTGTCGGGCGCGGGCGTCGGCGGCGGCTCGCTGGTCTACGCCAACACGCTCTACGTGCCGCCCGATCGGTTCTTCGCCGCGCCGTCGTGGCGCGACCTCGCCGACTGGAAGGCCGAGCTGGCGCCGTGCTACCGGCGCGCGCAGTTCATGCTCGGCGTCACCCAGCACACGATCGAGGAGGAGCCCGATCGGGTGCTCGCGGAGATCGCCGACGAGCTCGGCACCGGCGCCAGCTACGTGCAGACGCCGGTCGGCGTGTACTTCGGCCAACCGGGCCAGCCCGCCGACGATCCGTACTTCGGCGGCGCCGGCCCCGCGCGCAGCGGCTGCACGCTGTGCGGCGGCTGCATGGTCGGGTGTCGCCACGGCGCCAAGAACACCCTCGACAAGAACTACCTGTGGTTCGCCGAGCACCTCGGCGCCGAGGTCCGGCCGCTGCGCACCGTCGACGACGTCCGCGCGCTGCCCGGCGGCGGCTACGCGATCACCCACCGGGCCAGCGGCGCCTGGGTCGCGCGCGATCGCCAGGTCGTGCGCGCGCGCCAGGTCGTGCTGGCGGCCGGCGTGCTCGGCACGGTCCAGCTCCTGCTCGAGTGCAAGGCCCGTGGCAGCCTGCCGGCGCTGGCGCCGGCGCTGGGCCGGACCGTGCGCACCAACAGCGAGGCGATCCTCGGCGTCACGTCGCGGCGCAAGGACGTGCGCTTCGATCGCGGCATCGCGATCACCTCGTCGATCCACGTCGACGACACCACCCACGTCGAGGTCGTGCGCTACTCCGACGGCGCCGACGCGATGGCGCCGTTGTCGACCTTGCTCACCGACGGCGGCGGCCGGACGCCGCGGTGGCTGCGTTACCTCGGCAACGTCGTCCGCCACCCGATCGACTTCGCGCGCGGGCTGTGGCCGTTCGGCACCGCGCGCCGCGGCGTGTACCTGCTGGTGATGCAGAGCCTCGACAACTCGATCGGCCTGGGCCTGCGGCGGCGCTGGCGCCGGCTGTGGCGCAAGGCGCTCGACACCCAGGCCGGCGACGGCCCGCCCAACCCGACCTACATCCCGCTGGGCAACGAGGTGGCCCGCGCGTTCGCGCGCAAGGTCGACGGCGTGCCCAAGTCGAGCGTGTTCGAGGTGCTGTTCGACGTGCCGACCACCGCGCACGTCCTGGGCGGCGCGGTCATCGGCGCCGACCCGGCGACCGGCGTGGTCGACGCCCGCCACCAGGCCTTCGGGCACCCGGGGCTCTACGTGGTCGACGGCGCCGCTATCCCCGCCAACCTCGGCGTCAACCCCAGCCTCACGATCACCGCGCTGGCCGAGCGGGCGATGAGCCTGATTCCGGTCAAGGATGGCGCGACGTTGCGTCCGGCCGTCGATCCGGACTGGGAGGCCGCGCGGCTCGCCGAGATCGAGCGCGCGGCCGCCGACAGCGGCAGCCCGAGCCTGCAGATCCGCCGCCGACGGTAG